One Bacteroidia bacterium genomic region harbors:
- a CDS encoding Ppx/GppA family phosphatase: MNVRETVAIIDLGTNTFHLLIVEIGEREEFVIIEKYKEPVKLGENGIQNAQISNDAFQRGLKALSNIKKLIDSHGATQVFAYATSAIRSAENGKEFIQQVKQQTGIEVSIINGNEEAAFIYTGIKNGIQLPYDQDVLMIDIGGGSVEFIVANSHQVKLLRSLNIGVARLLDKFRFQDQPSSSDIGKIHTYFAQELKELLAEIQEFKIKKIVGSSGSFETIAALIANQNNDLLSLENLNGYKFNREKFLEIHYRLLSSNRSDRAAMPGMDPMRIDIIVYSSILIHFLMQETKATLFEISLYALKEGILYDYLDTHRNNNKVQINPDEHSLRLKAIRALGKKYQYDSGHATQTAKIALSLFDQTRFLHHYGLAEKELLEYAAIIHDIGHFIARSGHHKHGQYVIMNSGLQGFSTDELILLGNIVRYHRKGFPTRDHLHFNILPQDTKLMVRTLSGILRIADNLDRGHRGMVRYIEVDARNPKELIINIKGDDFLNIEVESANEMKGLLEQVFNQKIVIQQLIQSELYNAAK, translated from the coding sequence GTGAACGTGCGCGAAACGGTTGCAATTATTGACTTAGGTACCAATACGTTTCATTTATTGATAGTCGAAATTGGTGAACGGGAAGAGTTTGTTATTATAGAAAAATATAAAGAACCCGTTAAGTTGGGAGAAAATGGCATCCAAAATGCCCAAATCTCAAATGATGCTTTTCAACGAGGGCTAAAAGCCCTCTCGAATATAAAGAAACTTATTGACTCTCACGGAGCTACACAGGTGTTTGCCTATGCTACCAGTGCTATTCGTAGTGCTGAAAATGGAAAAGAGTTTATTCAGCAAGTTAAACAACAAACGGGAATTGAGGTTAGCATCATTAATGGAAATGAAGAAGCAGCATTTATCTATACCGGAATCAAAAATGGAATTCAGCTTCCCTACGACCAAGATGTACTGATGATTGATATTGGCGGCGGGTCAGTAGAATTTATTGTAGCTAACTCTCATCAAGTAAAGCTATTACGTAGCTTAAATATCGGTGTTGCCAGATTATTGGATAAATTCCGCTTTCAAGACCAACCCTCATCTTCAGATATTGGAAAAATACACACCTATTTCGCCCAAGAATTAAAAGAACTACTTGCTGAAATTCAAGAATTTAAAATAAAAAAAATTGTTGGCAGCTCCGGGTCGTTTGAAACAATAGCAGCTCTAATCGCTAACCAAAATAATGATTTACTTTCATTAGAAAACCTAAACGGATATAAATTTAACCGAGAAAAATTTTTAGAAATACATTATCGGCTACTTTCTTCAAACCGGTCTGACCGTGCTGCAATGCCCGGAATGGACCCAATGCGCATAGATATAATCGTTTATAGCAGTATCTTAATTCACTTCTTGATGCAAGAAACAAAAGCAACTTTGTTTGAAATATCTTTGTATGCCCTAAAAGAAGGAATTTTATATGACTATTTGGATACACATAGAAACAACAACAAAGTGCAGATAAACCCTGATGAGCATAGCTTACGGCTAAAAGCTATCAGAGCATTGGGGAAAAAATATCAATATGACTCTGGGCACGCTACCCAAACAGCTAAAATTGCGTTGTCATTATTTGACCAAACCCGTTTTTTACATCACTATGGGTTAGCCGAAAAGGAGTTATTAGAATATGCTGCAATAATCCACGACATTGGCCACTTTATTGCCCGAAGCGGGCATCACAAACACGGCCAATACGTTATTATGAATAGCGGCTTGCAGGGATTCTCTACCGATGAACTGATTTTATTGGGAAATATCGTCCGTTATCATCGAAAAGGCTTTCCAACCCGGGACCACTTGCATTTCAATATTTTGCCGCAAGATACCAAGCTAATGGTGCGTACTTTATCCGGAATCTTACGTATTGCTGATAACCTCGACCGCGGGCACCGAGGTATGGTTAGGTACATTGAAGTAGATGCCAGAAATCCCAAAGAATTGATTATCAATATAAAAGGAGATGATTTCTTAAATATTGAAGTAGAAAGTGCTAACGAAATGAAAGGACTTTTGGAGCAAGTTTTTAACCAAAAAATAGTTATTCAGCAGTTAATACAGTCTGAACTGTATAACGCAGCGAAATAA
- a CDS encoding transposase, giving the protein MLKNRRCFFVIRHKDNIDFRSVKENPLPDNRHQHILIDETIELTGNQTKNKYTKKLRRIAVWDAENKQEIELITNQFTWTANTISELYKARWQVEIFFREKAATPYKIFYRNIRKCGYDTNMDCVNSYSRPKGT; this is encoded by the coding sequence ATGTTGAAAAACAGAAGGTGTTTTTTTGTGATTAGACATAAAGACAATATTGATTTCAGAAGTGTAAAAGAAAATCCGTTGCCTGACAATCGTCATCAACACATCTTGATTGATGAAACCATTGAATTAACTGGTAATCAAACAAAAAACAAATACACTAAGAAGCTACGAAGGATTGCTGTATGGGATGCGGAAAACAAACAAGAGATAGAGCTCATTACCAATCAATTTACTTGGACAGCAAACACGATTAGCGAGCTTTATAAGGCAAGATGGCAGGTAGAAATATTTTTTAGAGAGAAAGCAGCTACTCCATATAAAATCTTTTATAGGAACATCCGAAAATGCGGTTATGATACAAATATGGACTGCGTTAATAGCTATTCTCGTCCTAAAGGCACTTAA
- a CDS encoding cation:dicarboxylase symporter family transporter, translating into MKTKTGVIFLIALACGGVTAVLHQFDISEKVLSLARWITILTFIFYAIKHKSLTTWILVSMLIGAEIGLDFPEFSQNLKVLSKIFLKLIKTIIAPLLFGTLVVGIAGHSDLKQVGRMGIKSLVYFEVVTTIALFIGLIAINVSQAGVGIQLPPPENHEGIAPPVKQTTADIILHIFPENIAKSIADGQVLQIVVFSVIFGVALILVPVSKRQPMLSFAESLSETMFKFTKLIMYFAPIGVGAAIAVTVGHMGIGILKNLFALLLTLYGALALFLVGVLLPIAWFIKLPIRRFINLVSEPVSIAFATTSSEAALPKAMEAMEKLGVPRKIVAFVMPTGYSFNLDGTTLYLALASIFVAQAAGIELSWGTQLIMVFTLMLTSKGVAGVPRASLVILLGTAASFNLPVEPIFIILGIDELMDMARTSVNVIGNCLASCVVAKWEGEFHPEKTIS; encoded by the coding sequence ATGAAAACAAAAACCGGCGTTATTTTTTTAATTGCCTTAGCTTGTGGCGGGGTTACGGCTGTCTTACACCAATTTGATATATCAGAAAAGGTACTCTCGTTAGCTCGGTGGATTACTATTTTGACTTTTATCTTTTACGCTATTAAACATAAATCGCTGACTACATGGATATTAGTATCTATGTTAATCGGTGCAGAAATTGGTTTAGACTTTCCGGAGTTTTCCCAAAACCTCAAGGTGCTTAGTAAGATTTTTCTAAAACTGATTAAGACTATAATAGCTCCGCTATTGTTTGGAACCTTGGTTGTCGGAATTGCCGGTCATTCTGATTTAAAGCAGGTAGGCAGAATGGGTATCAAATCACTGGTTTATTTTGAAGTTGTTACCACCATTGCATTGTTTATTGGCTTGATAGCCATAAACGTTAGCCAAGCAGGCGTGGGAATACAGCTTCCGCCACCGGAGAATCATGAAGGGATAGCCCCTCCGGTAAAGCAAACAACAGCCGATATTATCTTGCATATATTTCCAGAAAATATTGCTAAATCTATTGCTGACGGTCAAGTGCTGCAAATTGTGGTTTTTAGTGTGATTTTTGGGGTAGCGTTAATATTAGTGCCGGTTTCCAAAAGGCAGCCAATGCTTTCTTTTGCTGAATCTTTATCAGAAACGATGTTTAAGTTTACCAAACTAATCATGTATTTTGCACCGATAGGGGTAGGTGCCGCCATTGCTGTTACAGTTGGGCACATGGGAATCGGGATTTTAAAAAATCTATTTGCCTTATTATTAACTTTATATGGTGCTTTAGCATTATTTTTAGTGGGTGTGCTGTTGCCGATAGCGTGGTTTATCAAATTACCGATACGGCGGTTTATCAATTTGGTGAGTGAGCCGGTTTCCATAGCTTTTGCGACTACCAGCTCTGAAGCCGCACTCCCCAAAGCAATGGAAGCGATGGAAAAATTGGGTGTTCCCAGAAAAATAGTTGCTTTCGTGATGCCCACCGGCTATAGTTTTAATTTAGACGGCACAACACTATACTTGGCTTTAGCCTCTATTTTTGTAGCCCAAGCCGCCGGAATAGAACTTAGCTGGGGAACCCAATTAATAATGGTTTTTACGCTAATGCTTACCAGTAAGGGAGTTGCAGGAGTTCCAAGAGCATCTTTGGTTATCTTATTGGGCACAGCGGCAAGTTTTAATTTACCGGTAGAGCCAATATTCATCATACTGGGAATTGATGAACTAATGGATATGGCCAGAACTTCAGTTAATGTTATTGGAAACTGTTTAGCAAGTTGTGTCGTAGCCAAGTGGGAAGGAGAGTTTCATCCCGAAAAAACAATATCTTGA
- a CDS encoding glycosyltransferase family 4 protein → MPNKVVLFGPGPQFKGGISNYNTSLARAIDKFQGWEVYIVSWTQQYPAIIPRDFIDRSSRSNLLEGTQIQVVYVTNYNNPLSWLKTVKIIQEINPQKIVFQWAIALQGLPMGFIARKLYHSTQAEIIFDLHLVVQKEASLLDKLFTNYGLKVAHTYVTHAHKTADELETLFPKISFKRIESGIRFPKPTRTILKLYHPVYDMFREDPNFDIPAFKQKMGLKKHVFLFFGFIRKYKGLHHVIPAFAKVAEKRNDVSLLIVGESFWKTLDQTKFSTRLKQHLFGLAKKIFLRNSDDESNYQPLSLIETYHLQENVRVVNSFVPNEEVHQYFQVSDAIVTYYLTATPSGVESLAYNFKMPVLATRVGHFPETIQDGYNGYLAEPENIDSMADTMLRFLESPINRENVAQSAQTMSWENYAACLLEAKK, encoded by the coding sequence ATGCCAAACAAAGTAGTTTTATTTGGCCCGGGTCCACAGTTTAAAGGGGGGATTTCTAACTATAACACCTCCTTAGCCCGCGCAATAGACAAATTTCAAGGTTGGGAAGTTTATATTGTTTCTTGGACCCAGCAATATCCTGCTATTATTCCCAGAGATTTTATAGACCGTTCCAGCCGATCTAATCTCTTAGAAGGCACTCAGATTCAGGTGGTTTACGTAACAAATTACAATAACCCGCTTTCTTGGCTCAAAACAGTCAAAATAATTCAGGAAATAAATCCCCAGAAGATTGTTTTTCAGTGGGCAATTGCGCTACAAGGGCTACCAATGGGGTTTATTGCCAGAAAGTTATACCATTCTACCCAAGCTGAAATCATCTTTGACCTGCATTTGGTTGTTCAAAAGGAAGCCAGTTTATTGGATAAGTTATTTACAAACTACGGCTTAAAGGTAGCACACACATACGTTACCCACGCACACAAAACTGCTGATGAGTTAGAAACGTTATTTCCTAAAATTTCTTTTAAAAGAATAGAATCCGGAATCCGTTTTCCAAAACCAACCCGAACTATCTTAAAGCTGTATCATCCGGTTTATGATATGTTTCGCGAAGACCCCAACTTTGATATACCAGCATTTAAACAAAAAATGGGGCTAAAAAAACACGTATTTCTATTTTTTGGCTTCATCCGAAAATACAAAGGACTACACCACGTGATTCCGGCTTTTGCTAAAGTCGCAGAAAAAAGAAATGACGTTTCACTGTTGATTGTAGGAGAATCTTTTTGGAAAACATTAGACCAAACCAAATTTTCTACTCGATTGAAACAGCATCTTTTTGGTTTAGCGAAAAAAATATTTCTTCGGAACTCTGACGATGAATCTAATTATCAGCCACTTAGTTTAATAGAAACCTACCATTTACAGGAAAATGTTCGGGTTGTAAATTCCTTTGTCCCGAATGAGGAAGTACACCAATATTTTCAAGTTAGCGATGCAATTGTAACTTATTATTTAACAGCTACGCCGTCTGGCGTGGAGTCTTTGGCCTATAATTTTAAGATGCCGGTACTTGCTACGCGGGTAGGGCATTTCCCAGAAACCATTCAAGATGGCTACAACGGATATTTAGCTGAGCCGGAAAACATTGATTCTATGGCTGATACGATGTTACGCTTCTTAGAAAGTCCGATAAACCGTGAAAACGTAGCCCAATCAGCCCAGACAATGAGTTGGGAAAATTATGCTGCTTGCCTCCTTGAAGCCAAAAAGTAG
- the leuS gene encoding leucine--tRNA ligase, which produces MGHYNHSEIEAKWQQIWQQNSSFSVSDDHKKPKFYVLDMFPYPSGSGLHVGHPLGYIATDIVARYKRLCGYNVLHPMGYDAFGLPAENYAIATGTHPAHSTEKNIARYRQQLTKMGLAYTPNTEIRTSDPNYYKWTQWIFLKLFNSWYNNSLDKAQPIETLVQQFEENGNTAISACTSFEETFTGEEWKNFSPKHQQEILLHYRLAYLSWMEVNWCPVLGTVLANEEVKDGLSERGGHPVYRVPMRQWSLRIVAYAERLLQGLTEINWPSSVVEMQRNWIGRSTGAYCFFSIDSKPEIAPVKIFTTRPDTLFGATFLALAPEHPVVKEITTPEQQEAVFTYCETSARKSERDRIANLNTTTGVFTGAYALHPITQQKIPIWITDYVLASYGTGAIMAVPAHDARDFKFAQKYNLPIIQVIQNKNVKENSAYEAKEGILIQSDFLNGKSVLEAIEAMGQYLEQAGFGKVTIQYRFRDPVFSRQRYWGEPFPIVYQDDIPYPLSENDLPVTLPNVQSYKPAGNGESPLANVFDWLNHPKGRRETNTMPGWAGSSWYFLRYIDVENNNQLIDFQKQKYWMNVDLYIGGAEHAVGHLLYARFWAKFLYDIGVISFQEPFQKLVNQGMILGNSCYLFKKKNEQTFVSKNVLDPKESYIKVRTDASFVQDEVLDIESFKEWMPDYKSATFEMDSTGKFYCHIEVEKMSKTFYNVVNPDQICETYGADTLRMFEMFLGPLEQTKPWSSQGISGVYSFLKRFFNWLTDDTGNICWTTEEPTAEEQRVLHTTIKKVAEDIEKLSFNTSVSQFMIALNELIRLNCRKQAIFEPLLVVLSPFAPHLTAELWGCAGNKTLIHEANYPKFNEKYLQSDTYDYPVSINGKMKFKINLDIQLSEAEVRELLAQHGDFQRYLGDKSLKKIVYVPGKIINVVV; this is translated from the coding sequence ATGGGACACTATAATCACAGCGAAATAGAAGCTAAATGGCAGCAAATTTGGCAACAAAATTCATCTTTCTCGGTATCAGATGACCATAAAAAACCGAAGTTTTATGTATTAGATATGTTTCCCTACCCTTCGGGGTCTGGGCTTCATGTAGGGCATCCCTTAGGTTATATCGCAACGGATATTGTAGCACGCTACAAACGTTTGTGTGGCTACAACGTATTGCATCCTATGGGATACGATGCTTTTGGATTACCGGCAGAGAACTACGCAATCGCTACCGGAACGCATCCGGCACATTCTACCGAAAAAAATATAGCTCGCTATCGCCAGCAGCTTACCAAAATGGGCTTGGCCTACACTCCCAATACCGAAATTCGTACATCAGATCCAAACTATTATAAATGGACACAATGGATTTTCTTAAAATTATTCAATAGCTGGTACAATAATTCGTTAGATAAAGCCCAGCCCATTGAAACATTGGTTCAGCAATTTGAGGAAAACGGAAATACAGCTATTTCTGCCTGCACAAGTTTTGAAGAAACATTTACTGGCGAAGAATGGAAAAACTTCTCTCCCAAACACCAACAAGAGATTTTGCTGCACTACCGTTTGGCTTATCTATCTTGGATGGAGGTAAATTGGTGCCCTGTTTTGGGAACTGTTTTAGCCAATGAAGAAGTTAAGGACGGGCTTTCTGAGCGTGGCGGGCATCCTGTTTATCGTGTGCCTATGCGTCAGTGGTCATTGCGCATTGTGGCTTACGCAGAACGATTACTTCAGGGGCTAACCGAAATAAATTGGCCAAGTTCGGTTGTAGAAATGCAAAGAAACTGGATAGGCCGCTCTACCGGAGCATATTGTTTTTTCTCCATAGATTCAAAGCCGGAAATAGCTCCTGTTAAAATCTTTACTACTCGACCGGATACGCTTTTCGGAGCTACTTTTTTAGCCTTAGCACCGGAACATCCTGTTGTAAAAGAAATTACGACACCGGAACAGCAAGAGGCAGTATTTACCTATTGCGAAACTTCCGCCCGCAAGTCAGAGCGAGATAGAATCGCTAATCTCAACACCACAACGGGCGTGTTTACCGGAGCCTACGCCCTGCACCCAATCACCCAACAAAAAATCCCAATATGGATAACTGATTATGTATTAGCATCTTATGGCACAGGCGCAATTATGGCCGTTCCAGCCCACGATGCAAGAGACTTTAAGTTTGCACAAAAATATAACTTACCAATTATTCAAGTTATTCAAAATAAAAACGTTAAGGAAAACTCTGCTTATGAAGCCAAAGAAGGCATCCTGATTCAGTCAGACTTTCTGAATGGAAAATCTGTCTTAGAAGCCATTGAAGCAATGGGGCAATATTTAGAACAAGCCGGATTCGGTAAAGTAACAATTCAATATAGGTTTCGGGATCCCGTTTTTTCTAGACAAAGATATTGGGGGGAGCCGTTTCCTATTGTTTATCAAGATGATATACCATATCCTTTGTCTGAAAATGATTTACCGGTTACGCTTCCAAACGTTCAAAGTTATAAGCCGGCCGGAAATGGAGAATCTCCCTTAGCGAATGTTTTTGACTGGCTAAACCACCCAAAGGGACGCCGAGAAACCAACACAATGCCGGGTTGGGCAGGCTCCAGTTGGTATTTCTTACGATACATAGACGTAGAAAATAACAATCAACTAATTGATTTTCAGAAACAAAAATACTGGATGAATGTTGATTTGTATATCGGAGGGGCTGAACACGCTGTAGGGCATTTATTATATGCCAGATTTTGGGCAAAATTTTTATACGACATAGGAGTCATTTCTTTTCAAGAGCCATTTCAAAAGTTGGTTAATCAAGGAATGATTTTGGGAAATTCCTGTTATTTATTCAAAAAGAAAAACGAACAAACATTTGTTTCTAAAAATGTATTAGACCCAAAAGAATCCTACATTAAAGTACGAACTGATGCTTCTTTTGTTCAAGACGAAGTTTTAGATATAGAAAGTTTTAAAGAATGGATGCCTGATTACAAGTCAGCTACATTTGAAATGGATTCTACTGGGAAGTTTTATTGCCATATTGAGGTAGAAAAGATGTCTAAGACTTTTTATAATGTGGTAAATCCCGATCAAATTTGTGAAACTTATGGAGCTGACACCTTACGGATGTTTGAAATGTTTTTAGGTCCTTTAGAGCAAACGAAGCCTTGGAGTTCGCAGGGAATCAGCGGAGTTTATTCTTTCCTAAAAAGATTTTTTAACTGGCTTACCGATGATACCGGAAATATTTGCTGGACTACTGAAGAGCCTACGGCAGAAGAACAGCGGGTTTTGCATACCACCATAAAAAAAGTAGCCGAAGACATCGAAAAGCTGTCTTTTAATACCAGTGTTTCACAATTTATGATTGCCTTAAATGAGTTAATTCGCCTAAACTGCCGTAAACAGGCTATTTTTGAGCCGCTTTTGGTTGTCTTATCTCCCTTTGCGCCTCATTTAACTGCTGAATTGTGGGGATGTGCCGGAAATAAAACACTTATCCATGAAGCTAATTACCCAAAATTTAACGAAAAATATTTACAATCAGATACTTATGATTATCCTGTTTCTATAAACGGAAAAATGAAGTTTAAGATAAATTTAGATATTCAGCTTTCAGAGGCGGAAGTTCGAGAATTATTAGCACAACACGGTGATTTTCAGCGTTATTTAGGGGATAAGTCCCTGAAGAAAATCGTGTATGTTCCGGGAAAAATTATAAACGTTGTGGTATAA